The Macrobrachium rosenbergii isolate ZJJX-2024 chromosome 56, ASM4041242v1, whole genome shotgun sequence genome includes a region encoding these proteins:
- the LOC136836244 gene encoding uncharacterized protein has product MRAFYLLPTPLSVLSSSVVATLSPASSSPVVSGTVASSASTSSSVASSPSLSSARAKTKSRLSSASSRVSLRTYPIHTTYFYTSDPPSSLYVPLEGTLIPPTSAPPSPSSPSQGRKCPLPPSPSAPTSPCKNLQSPPALQSTIITIPSSGPSVVSSNTLSATLPLGCM; this is encoded by the coding sequence ATGCGTGCCTTTTATCTCCTGCCCACACCGCTGTCTGTGTTGTCGTCTTCTGTCGTTGCCACGCTGTCGCCGGCATCCTCCTCCCCCGTCGTCTCGGGTACTGTAGCGTCGTCAGCGTCGACTTCCTCGTCAGTAGCGTCGTCGCCGTCACTGTCGAGCGCTCGTGCCAAGACCAAATCAAGGCTTTCGTCAGCGTCGTCTCGAGTCTCACTTCGTACATATCCCATTCACACGACGTATTTCTACACCTCTGACCCCCCTTCTTCACTGTACGTCCCTCTCGAAGGAACTCTCATTCCTCCTACGTCGGCGCCCCCGTCACCATCCTCCCCATCGCAGGGTAGGAAGTGCCCTTTGCCTCCATCCCCCTCCGCACCCACGTCCCCCTGCAAAAATCTCCAGTCCCCGCCTGCTTTGCAAAGCACCATCATAACTATCCCATCCAGTGGGCCCTCTGTGGTTTCCTCCAACACGCTCTCTGCCACTCTGCCGCTAGGATGCATGTGA